One genomic segment of Chitinophaga sancti includes these proteins:
- a CDS encoding ATP-binding protein: protein MTDQPVHILMIDDDEDDFYLVSQLLQDISPGQYDLAWAPTYSKAVEEVERKKHDIYLVDYRLGPYTGIDILHHFQQLQYKAPVIMLTGKGDYSIDKEAMQAGASDYLVKGEISADLLERSIRYALDEARHLRTIEEKEKKYFSVFEKAHDLIILADCDKNVIDANPAAIRTLLYSKEEFLQMNLKKLFFQEEQSRHFFDHICGEDSSLQTEYNFVTKEGKKLDVMVSAVMLDEAEQIFLCIAQDITERKREELEKQQQQKFIVTGRIARVIAHEVRNPLTNILLAVSQFKGEPVSVEESQVYVDIIERNCTRINQLITELLSSTRMIELNIHAHGANELTEKALLLAKDRLQLNEIKVKKEYIYPDIMVPADEEKVIIALLNIIINAIEAMTPGKGVLTINTERLKDKAIIMISDNGPGIPEETKMRLFDPFFTNKPKGTGLGLTSTQNIIMNHKGTVHVESEIDKGSVFTVVLPAN from the coding sequence ATGACTGATCAACCTGTTCACATATTGATGATCGATGATGATGAAGATGACTTTTACCTGGTAAGCCAGTTATTGCAGGACATCTCTCCGGGTCAGTACGATCTGGCCTGGGCACCTACTTATTCAAAAGCAGTGGAGGAAGTAGAGCGGAAAAAGCATGATATCTACCTAGTAGATTATCGCCTGGGACCATATACAGGTATCGACATCCTTCATCACTTCCAACAGCTGCAATACAAAGCACCCGTGATTATGCTCACGGGTAAAGGGGATTACAGTATAGATAAGGAAGCCATGCAGGCAGGTGCCTCTGACTACCTCGTAAAAGGAGAAATCAGTGCAGACCTGCTGGAACGCTCCATTCGCTATGCCCTGGATGAGGCCCGCCACCTGCGCACCATCGAAGAAAAAGAAAAAAAATACTTTAGTGTGTTTGAAAAAGCACATGACCTCATCATACTCGCAGATTGTGACAAGAACGTCATCGATGCAAACCCCGCAGCCATCAGGACCCTGCTGTATAGCAAGGAAGAATTCCTGCAGATGAATTTGAAAAAACTATTTTTCCAGGAAGAACAAAGCCGCCACTTCTTCGACCACATCTGTGGAGAAGACAGTAGTCTGCAAACAGAGTATAACTTCGTGACCAAAGAAGGTAAAAAACTGGATGTAATGGTCAGCGCAGTGATGCTGGATGAAGCAGAACAGATCTTCCTCTGTATTGCACAGGATATCACCGAACGAAAAAGAGAAGAACTGGAAAAGCAACAGCAACAGAAGTTCATCGTCACCGGTCGCATTGCCCGCGTGATCGCTCATGAGGTAAGAAATCCGCTCACCAATATCCTGCTGGCCGTAAGCCAGTTCAAAGGTGAACCGGTGAGTGTGGAAGAAAGCCAGGTATATGTAGATATCATAGAGCGCAACTGTACCCGCATCAATCAGCTCATTACAGAACTGCTCAGTTCTACCCGTATGATAGAGCTGAACATCCATGCACATGGTGCAAATGAACTGACAGAAAAAGCATTGCTGCTGGCGAAAGACAGGTTGCAACTGAATGAAATAAAAGTCAAAAAAGAATACATTTACCCCGACATCATGGTACCTGCTGATGAAGAAAAAGTAATCATTGCATTACTCAACATCATCATCAATGCTATTGAGGCGATGACACCAGGTAAGGGGGTGCTCACAATTAATACAGAGCGCCTGAAAGACAAGGCGATTATCATGATCAGTGATAATGGTCCAGGCATACCTGAAGAAACGAAAATGAGGCTGTTTGACCCCTTCTTTACGAACAAACCGAAAGGTACCGGTCTGGGGTTAACAAGTACCCAAAACATTATAATGAACCACAAAGGAACCGTACATGTAGAAAGTGAGATTGATAAAGGCAGTGTATTTACGGTCGTTTTGCCCGCTAACTAA
- a CDS encoding response regulator, whose protein sequence is MSSIKPAGKISILIADDDADDRELIKAAFEENSTDHQISFVENGEELLLYLKRSGQYADETLHPLPHIILLDLNMPKKDGREALKEVKADPLLKSIPVIILTTSMEEKDIAKSYELGVNSYIIKPVTFSGLVEFTNVLSKYWFEIAELPNI, encoded by the coding sequence ATGAGCAGTATTAAACCTGCCGGAAAAATTAGCATCCTTATTGCTGATGATGATGCAGATGACCGGGAACTGATCAAGGCCGCATTTGAAGAAAACAGTACAGATCATCAGATTAGCTTCGTGGAAAACGGGGAAGAGCTGTTGCTCTACCTGAAGCGGAGTGGGCAGTATGCGGATGAAACGCTACACCCTCTTCCACACATCATACTGCTGGACCTCAATATGCCCAAGAAAGATGGTCGTGAGGCATTAAAAGAGGTAAAGGCTGATCCTTTATTAAAGAGTATACCTGTTATCATTCTTACTACCTCCATGGAAGAAAAGGATATTGCTAAGAGCTACGAACTGGGTGTAAACAGTTATATCATCAAACCGGTAACTTTTTCAGGTCTCGTAGAATTTACCAATGTATTAAGTAAATATTGGTTCGAAATTGCAGAACTGCCAAACATTTAA
- a CDS encoding sensor histidine kinase has product MHIPVQKKLRAGFFIAATVMIIASVCSYIVTKNLLDNARWMNHTIEVSKRLEVITKQVKDAEAAIRGFSITRDTAFLRPSMQERSIRIEEEYLHLRQVTSGSPQQRLHLDTLKQLLDNKYKQLAAGETKWRSFRKDTSSVQEGEKSMDKIDRKVQDMMKIEEQHLPEKSEMQRFYSMIWVPVIFISSLIAIFIGIYSYVTLTREYRLQLHIESRLKSYQRDLQQNISLLNKSNEELEQFAYVASHDLQEPLRKISTFSDRLQMKYGSQLPTEANELLERMGAAVTRMRILISDLLLFSRAGRITPENIVKTDLNTLLQQVCSDLEESLQEKKGTIHSEVLPVIEGNLTSLQQLIQNILTNAIKFASPERQLEINIRCQLLKGAALDIPVRENQLEDTFCRLSFEDNGIGFEPAYAERIFLLFQRLHGMSEYSGTGIGLAICKKITDSHHGYIKAHGEAGKGASFIVILPLTQTHQDEQY; this is encoded by the coding sequence ATGCATATCCCGGTTCAGAAAAAGCTACGAGCAGGATTTTTTATAGCTGCTACTGTAATGATCATTGCTTCTGTTTGCTCTTATATTGTTACTAAGAACCTGCTTGATAATGCTAGATGGATGAACCACACCATTGAAGTATCCAAAAGGCTGGAAGTAATCACCAAGCAGGTAAAAGATGCGGAAGCTGCAATCCGCGGTTTTAGCATCACCAGGGACACTGCCTTCCTGCGACCCAGTATGCAGGAACGGAGCATCAGGATTGAAGAAGAATACCTGCATCTACGCCAGGTAACAAGTGGTTCGCCGCAACAACGGCTACACCTTGATACGCTGAAACAACTCCTGGATAATAAATACAAACAACTCGCTGCCGGCGAAACCAAATGGCGTTCTTTCCGGAAAGACACTTCCTCGGTACAGGAAGGTGAAAAATCAATGGATAAGATAGATAGGAAAGTACAGGATATGATGAAGATCGAAGAACAGCACCTGCCGGAAAAATCTGAGATGCAGCGATTTTATTCCATGATATGGGTGCCTGTTATATTTATTTCTTCACTCATTGCCATCTTCATAGGCATCTATTCCTATGTGACCCTCACACGGGAATATCGCCTGCAATTACACATTGAATCAAGATTAAAATCTTACCAGCGGGACCTGCAACAAAACATCAGTCTGTTAAATAAATCCAACGAAGAACTGGAACAATTCGCTTATGTAGCCAGTCATGACCTGCAGGAACCCTTGCGCAAGATCTCTACCTTCAGCGACCGGTTGCAAATGAAATACGGCTCTCAACTCCCTACCGAAGCCAATGAACTATTGGAACGCATGGGAGCTGCAGTGACCCGCATGCGTATATTGATCAGTGACCTGCTGCTTTTTTCAAGAGCTGGCCGCATTACCCCTGAGAATATTGTAAAAACAGACCTGAATACCCTGCTTCAACAGGTATGCAGTGACCTGGAAGAAAGTCTTCAGGAAAAGAAAGGTACTATTCATTCAGAAGTGTTGCCTGTAATAGAAGGCAATCTCACCTCTTTGCAACAGCTCATTCAGAACATCCTCACAAATGCAATTAAGTTCGCCAGCCCCGAGCGGCAACTGGAAATCAATATCCGTTGTCAGCTCCTGAAAGGTGCTGCACTGGACATCCCCGTGAGAGAAAATCAACTGGAAGATACCTTTTGCCGTCTTTCATTTGAAGATAATGGTATAGGATTTGAACCGGCCTATGCCGAGCGCATCTTTTTGCTTTTTCAGCGGTTACATGGCATGAGCGAATACTCAGGGACTGGTATTGGCCTGGCTATCTGTAAAAAAATCACAGACAGTCATCATGGTTACATCAAAGCTCATGGAGAAGCAGGCAAAGGCGCCAGTTTTATAGTTATATTACCACTTACCCAAACCCATCAGGATGAGCAGTATTAA
- a CDS encoding ferritin-like domain-containing protein — translation MATTTKKKAASKSAMPESKFHKLFMDELKDIYWAEKNLVKALGKMAKAATSQELINAITDHQEQTKGHVERLEQVFEMLGQAPRAKKCEAMEGLISEGQEVVDDTEEDTAVRDAGIIICSQKIEHYEISAYGSLRTLAHIMGHDDVASVLEQTLGEEKEADSLLTQIAESSINEEAAAE, via the coding sequence ATGGCAACGACTACTAAAAAAAAGGCAGCATCAAAAAGCGCCATGCCTGAATCAAAATTCCATAAGCTTTTCATGGATGAGCTGAAAGATATTTATTGGGCTGAAAAAAATCTGGTAAAGGCACTGGGTAAAATGGCTAAAGCAGCCACTTCCCAGGAACTGATCAACGCTATTACAGATCACCAGGAACAAACTAAAGGACATGTTGAAAGACTGGAACAGGTATTCGAAATGTTGGGACAAGCACCAAGAGCCAAGAAATGTGAAGCCATGGAAGGCCTGATTTCAGAAGGTCAGGAAGTAGTAGACGATACAGAAGAAGATACAGCAGTAAGAGATGCAGGTATCATCATCTGTTCCCAGAAAATTGAACACTACGAAATCTCAGCTTATGGTAGCCTGCGTACACTCGCACATATCATGGGACATGATGATGTAGCATCCGTACTGGAGCAGACACTGGGCGAAGAAAAAGAAGCAGACAGTCTGCTCACACAAATAGCAGAATCTTCTATCAATGAAGAAGCTGCAGCAGAATAG
- a CDS encoding DNA topoisomerase IB: protein MDVVAEAMATARAVKLRYVRSGTAGYSRVKTRSGFYYQDQHGEKITDEDTLHRIRGLVIPPAWQEVWISPYPNGHLQATGIDAMGRRQYRYHSTWAKVRNETKYDRLLHFGEKLPQLRRNIDEALKKKTLDKGKVIAIALSVMQETLIRVGNVAYEKLYGSYGLTTLRDQHVKISDGTAFFKFKGKKGVIHQITLKHRQLARLLQKVRDIPGQELFQYYEAGDHKSLDSGDINEYLKLWTGEDFTCKDFRTWSGTLHALNLLADLTPFESQHECKQNLVGIIDSVAGKLGNTMAVCKKYYIHPRLVEAYEQCKLGPYLDALKAGREKVPKGGLHNDERVLLKFMKDGRS, encoded by the coding sequence ATGGATGTAGTAGCCGAAGCAATGGCCACCGCAAGGGCAGTGAAATTGAGATATGTAAGATCTGGTACCGCGGGTTATTCCCGTGTAAAAACAAGAAGTGGTTTTTACTACCAGGATCAGCATGGTGAGAAGATTACTGATGAGGATACATTGCATCGCATCAGGGGATTAGTAATTCCACCCGCCTGGCAGGAAGTATGGATTTCTCCTTATCCAAATGGTCACCTGCAGGCTACTGGCATCGATGCCATGGGCAGAAGACAATACCGCTATCATTCTACCTGGGCCAAGGTGCGCAACGAAACCAAATACGACCGCCTGCTACATTTTGGGGAGAAACTACCGCAATTGCGCCGCAATATAGATGAGGCACTGAAAAAGAAAACACTCGATAAGGGAAAAGTGATCGCCATTGCACTCAGTGTTATGCAGGAAACCCTGATCCGCGTAGGCAATGTAGCTTATGAAAAACTGTATGGCTCCTATGGCCTGACCACATTGCGTGATCAGCATGTGAAAATAAGTGATGGAACGGCTTTCTTCAAGTTTAAAGGCAAAAAAGGAGTAATACACCAGATCACACTTAAGCATCGCCAACTTGCCAGATTGCTGCAGAAAGTAAGAGATATTCCCGGTCAGGAATTGTTTCAATACTATGAAGCAGGAGATCATAAATCACTCGACTCCGGCGATATTAATGAATACCTGAAACTCTGGACAGGAGAAGACTTTACCTGCAAGGATTTTCGTACCTGGTCAGGTACCCTGCATGCATTAAACCTGTTGGCAGATCTGACGCCTTTTGAGTCGCAACATGAGTGCAAACAAAACCTGGTAGGTATTATCGATAGCGTAGCGGGAAAACTGGGCAATACCATGGCCGTGTGTAAGAAATATTACATCCATCCCCGTCTTGTAGAAGCATATGAACAATGTAAGCTCGGTCCGTATCTGGATGCATTGAAAGCCGGAAGGGAAAAGGTTCCTAAAGGTGGGTTACACAATGATGAGAGGGTGCTGTTGAAATTTATGAAAGACGGACGATCGTAA
- a CDS encoding Ku protein yields the protein MRAIWSGTIGFGLVNIPVKLYSAVKDSRLDLDMLDKRDQAHIKFHRVNESTGKEVPWDKIVKGYQYNDEYIILEDEDFEAASPEKTKIITIESFVEETEIDDIYFETPYFIEPEKSGTKAYALLLKTLEQTGKAGIGRFVLRTSEHIVVIRPRDNYLLLHQLRFQEEIRTPEELTLPAARIQKKELDMAVKLVESYTTEFDISRFKDEYHAELLKIIKQKASGKKRAVKKMNVVHTKSTDLFSQLKASLGSGGKRAS from the coding sequence ATGAGAGCAATATGGTCAGGGACTATCGGCTTCGGGCTGGTCAATATTCCGGTAAAACTGTACAGCGCAGTCAAAGACAGCAGGCTCGACCTTGATATGCTTGACAAGCGTGATCAGGCACACATAAAATTTCACCGGGTAAATGAAAGCACTGGTAAAGAAGTACCATGGGATAAAATAGTAAAAGGATACCAGTATAATGATGAATACATTATACTGGAAGATGAAGATTTTGAGGCCGCAAGTCCTGAAAAAACAAAGATCATTACCATTGAATCTTTTGTAGAGGAAACTGAGATTGATGATATTTATTTCGAGACACCTTACTTTATAGAACCGGAAAAATCAGGTACGAAAGCATATGCATTATTGCTGAAAACGCTTGAACAAACAGGGAAAGCTGGTATCGGCAGATTTGTGTTGCGCACCAGTGAGCATATTGTAGTGATCCGCCCACGGGATAATTATTTACTATTGCATCAACTCCGTTTTCAGGAAGAAATTCGCACACCTGAGGAGCTGACATTGCCTGCTGCCAGGATCCAGAAAAAAGAGTTGGATATGGCAGTAAAGCTGGTTGAAAGTTATACCACAGAATTTGACATTAGTCGGTTTAAAGATGAATATCATGCAGAGCTGCTGAAAATTATCAAACAAAAAGCGAGTGGTAAGAAGCGTGCGGTGAAGAAGATGAACGTGGTGCATACAAAGAGTACAGACCTGTTTAGTCAGCTGAAAGCCAGTCTGGGTAGCGGGGGTAAGCGGGCATCATGA
- the chrA gene encoding chromate efflux transporter produces MFLRHIPFLRAVFLHSLTAYGGPQGHLAMMLQTFVQQRKDVTEQELMEYNAFCQLLPGASSSQTLTLIGYKRGGVPLAVATLLIWIAPACFLMGSLSFLLQYFDQKALHTDIFKYVQPMAVGFLIYGSFRAFSISIRNLATFIIMVVALLTAIYLKSPWTFPALIILGGIVSNFSNKRIPDIPDQPKKIQWTNIWLFATLFILAGVFSEVARTHNWITRRPFNLFENFYRFGSLVFGGGDILIAMMLEQYVTRAKSAFMSAEELLTGAGIMRALPGPTFSITAYVGGMVMRNLGPGYQLLGCMLAPIAIFLPSLLLVLFFFPIWTNLKKYVVIYRALEGINAAVVGIMWAATFMLFMAIPHTWYNIAIALSTLAILAFSRLPSPFIVLACLVLGWLM; encoded by the coding sequence GTGTTTCTTCGTCATATTCCGTTCCTGCGGGCTGTTTTTTTACACAGTTTAACAGCCTATGGTGGCCCGCAAGGTCACCTGGCTATGATGTTGCAGACATTCGTGCAGCAAAGAAAGGATGTGACAGAGCAGGAGTTGATGGAATACAATGCTTTCTGTCAGCTGCTCCCCGGAGCTTCTTCTTCCCAGACCCTCACCCTCATCGGCTACAAACGTGGAGGTGTACCACTGGCAGTCGCCACCCTGCTCATATGGATTGCACCAGCCTGTTTTTTGATGGGATCTCTTAGTTTCCTCTTACAATATTTTGATCAGAAGGCCCTGCATACAGACATTTTCAAGTATGTACAACCCATGGCGGTAGGCTTCCTCATTTATGGCAGTTTCCGGGCTTTCAGTATCAGTATCCGTAACCTGGCCACTTTTATCATCATGGTAGTGGCCTTACTCACGGCCATCTACCTGAAGTCTCCATGGACGTTTCCCGCCCTGATCATCCTTGGTGGCATTGTCTCTAACTTCAGTAACAAGCGTATTCCTGATATTCCTGACCAGCCTAAAAAGATCCAATGGACCAACATCTGGTTGTTTGCCACTCTCTTTATACTCGCAGGTGTATTCTCTGAAGTAGCCCGTACGCACAACTGGATCACCCGTCGTCCGTTCAACCTGTTTGAAAACTTTTATCGTTTCGGCAGCCTTGTATTTGGTGGTGGTGATATATTGATTGCGATGATGCTGGAACAATATGTAACCCGTGCAAAATCGGCATTTATGAGTGCAGAGGAGTTACTGACAGGTGCAGGTATTATGCGTGCCTTGCCAGGACCTACATTCTCTATTACTGCTTATGTGGGGGGAATGGTAATGCGCAACCTGGGACCGGGGTATCAGTTGCTGGGTTGTATGCTGGCGCCAATTGCTATCTTTTTACCCAGCTTGCTGCTGGTTTTATTCTTCTTCCCAATCTGGACCAATCTGAAAAAATATGTAGTCATCTATCGTGCATTGGAAGGTATCAATGCCGCTGTGGTAGGTATCATGTGGGCGGCGACCTTCATGTTATTTATGGCCATACCGCACACATGGTACAATATTGCAATCGCCCTGAGCACACTGGCAATATTGGCATTCTCACGTCTCCCCTCTCCTTTTATCGTACTTGCCTGTCTGGTACTTGGTTGGTTAATGTAA
- a CDS encoding isopenicillin N synthase family dioxygenase: MVTTHSIPVVDLAAFTKGDAASKAAFVQQLGKAYEEVGFVAVKNHGIPDKLIEDLYKYVQQFFALPADVKRSYEIPELAGQRGYTSFGKEHAKGFDAPDLKEFFQFGQTVTDGDPIAKEYPDNVAVKELPAFTPTCTAAYKAFEASGISLLQAIALYLGLDEHYFDLFVHNGNSILRAIHYPPIKDEPKSAIRAEQHEDINLITLLVGASADGLQILDKQNNWVPVTSLPEQIVVNVGDMLQRLTNNKLKSTTHRVVNPPRELWGTSRFSIPFFLHPKSEMPLNCLENTIDAAHPREYEPITAGEYLDERLREIGLKK, encoded by the coding sequence ATGGTAACGACACATTCCATCCCTGTTGTAGACCTCGCCGCCTTTACAAAGGGCGACGCCGCCAGCAAAGCAGCCTTTGTGCAGCAGCTGGGTAAAGCTTATGAGGAAGTAGGATTTGTAGCAGTAAAAAATCACGGTATTCCCGACAAGCTGATTGAAGACCTGTATAAGTATGTACAGCAGTTCTTCGCATTACCAGCTGATGTAAAGCGCAGTTACGAAATTCCGGAACTGGCAGGCCAGCGTGGTTATACTTCATTTGGTAAAGAACATGCAAAAGGATTTGATGCCCCAGATCTGAAAGAGTTTTTCCAGTTTGGACAAACTGTAACAGATGGTGATCCGATTGCCAAAGAATATCCGGATAACGTAGCAGTGAAGGAACTGCCGGCTTTCACACCTACCTGCACAGCAGCTTATAAAGCTTTTGAAGCTTCAGGTATCTCCCTGTTACAGGCTATTGCACTGTACCTGGGTCTGGATGAGCATTACTTCGACCTGTTTGTTCATAACGGTAATTCTATCCTGAGAGCGATTCACTACCCTCCTATCAAAGATGAACCTAAGTCTGCCATCCGCGCAGAACAGCATGAGGATATCAACCTGATCACCCTGCTGGTAGGTGCTTCTGCAGATGGTCTGCAGATCCTGGATAAACAGAATAACTGGGTACCGGTGACTTCACTGCCTGAGCAAATCGTAGTAAATGTGGGCGATATGCTGCAAAGACTGACGAACAATAAACTAAAGTCTACCACACACCGCGTAGTAAATCCACCTCGTGAACTGTGGGGTACCAGCAGATTCTCTATTCCATTCTTCCTGCATCCTAAGTCAGAGATGCCGCTGAATTGTCTTGAAAACACAATAGATGCAGCACATCCGAGGGAGTATGAACCAATTACCGCCGGTGAGTACCTGGATGAACGATTGAGAGAAATAGGATTAAAGAAATAA
- a CDS encoding biopolymer transporter ExbD, translating to MAEMNTQSNPGKQRGGQRAKKLNTRVDMTPMVDLGFLLITFFMLTTTLLQPKTMDLIMPRDDGKPQPLAESNAMTVLLGANNTVKYYEGMYHPEDVKTITYADIRDAIIKKKKEIMKRTGDNKLMVLIKANNDANYKNVVDIMDEMLINRVDRYAMVDITDEEKALLK from the coding sequence ATGGCTGAAATGAACACCCAATCCAACCCTGGCAAACAAAGAGGTGGCCAGCGCGCTAAGAAACTGAATACCCGGGTAGATATGACCCCTATGGTAGACCTGGGATTCCTGTTGATCACTTTTTTCATGTTGACCACTACTCTCCTGCAACCAAAAACCATGGACCTGATCATGCCTCGTGACGACGGTAAACCACAGCCACTGGCCGAAAGCAATGCTATGACCGTACTGCTCGGCGCTAACAATACCGTAAAATATTATGAAGGCATGTATCATCCCGAAGACGTAAAAACCATTACCTATGCGGATATCAGGGATGCGATCATCAAAAAGAAAAAAGAGATCATGAAAAGAACCGGCGACAATAAACTGATGGTACTGATCAAAGCCAACAACGACGCCAACTATAAAAATGTAGTAGATATCATGGACGAAATGCTTATCAACCGCGTAGACCGTTATGCCATGGTAGACATTACAGACGAAGAAAAAGCATTACTGAAATAG
- the asnS gene encoding asparagine--tRNA ligase, whose translation MSQRTKVKQILLDDKTDYNVVVKGWIRSFRNNQFIALNDGSTNNNIQIVLDQNSVSAELIKRLTTGAAISVSGTVIPSLGKGQRVEIKAVELEILGDCDGEKYPLQLKNRPSLEYLREIAHLRFRTNTFGSVFRLRHALAFAVHKFFNEKGFVYLHTPIITASDAEGAGEMFHVSTLDPKNPPLTEDGNIDYKEDFFGRATNLTVSGQLEGELGAMAFGDVYTFGPTFRAENSNTARHLAEFWMIEPEMAFYDLEDNMNLAEAFIKSVIGYVLENNREDLEFLAARLAEEEKQKPQQERSEMGLIEKLEFVLNNEFQRLTYTEAIDILKNSKPNKSKKFNYLIEEWGADLQSEHERYLVEKHFKKPVILTDYPAAIKAFYMKQNDDGKTVRAMDILFPGIGEIVGGSQREENYDKLVRRMEEMKLPVEEMSWYLDTRRYGSAPHAGFGLGFERLVLFVTGMGNIRDVIPFPRTPKSAEF comes from the coding sequence ATGAGCCAAAGAACGAAGGTTAAGCAAATCCTGCTTGACGACAAAACAGACTACAACGTGGTGGTAAAAGGCTGGATACGGTCTTTCCGTAACAACCAGTTCATAGCTTTGAACGATGGCTCTACCAATAATAATATCCAGATTGTATTGGATCAGAACTCTGTTTCTGCTGAACTAATCAAGCGTCTGACCACAGGTGCTGCCATCAGCGTATCAGGGACTGTAATTCCATCTCTGGGTAAAGGCCAGCGCGTAGAGATCAAAGCTGTAGAACTGGAAATTCTGGGTGACTGTGATGGTGAGAAATATCCCCTGCAGCTGAAAAACCGCCCGAGCCTGGAATATCTGCGTGAAATTGCACACCTGCGTTTCCGCACCAACACCTTCGGGTCTGTATTCCGCCTGCGTCATGCACTGGCTTTTGCTGTACACAAATTCTTTAACGAAAAAGGCTTTGTATACCTGCACACGCCTATCATCACTGCATCTGACGCGGAAGGTGCCGGCGAAATGTTTCACGTAAGTACCCTGGATCCTAAAAATCCACCCCTGACTGAAGATGGTAACATTGATTATAAAGAAGACTTCTTTGGCAGAGCGACCAATCTGACCGTATCTGGTCAGCTGGAAGGCGAACTGGGAGCAATGGCATTCGGTGATGTCTACACCTTTGGCCCTACCTTCCGCGCAGAGAATTCCAATACAGCCCGTCACCTTGCTGAGTTTTGGATGATCGAACCAGAAATGGCTTTCTATGACCTGGAAGACAATATGAACCTGGCAGAGGCTTTCATCAAATCCGTAATCGGTTATGTGCTGGAAAATAACCGGGAAGACCTGGAATTCCTGGCTGCACGCCTTGCTGAGGAAGAAAAGCAAAAACCACAGCAGGAAAGAAGTGAAATGGGGCTGATCGAAAAACTGGAGTTTGTACTGAACAATGAATTCCAGCGTCTCACTTACACAGAAGCAATTGACATTCTGAAAAACAGTAAGCCAAATAAATCAAAGAAATTCAACTACCTGATCGAAGAATGGGGTGCAGATCTGCAGAGTGAGCACGAACGTTACCTGGTTGAAAAGCACTTCAAGAAACCTGTGATACTCACAGATTATCCTGCGGCGATCAAGGCTTTCTACATGAAGCAGAACGATGACGGCAAAACCGTTAGAGCAATGGATATTCTCTTCCCGGGTATCGGTGAAATTGTAGGTGGTTCTCAGCGTGAAGAAAACTACGACAAGCTGGTAAGACGTATGGAAGAAATGAAACTGCCAGTAGAAGAAATGAGCTGGTACCTGGATACAAGACGCTATGGTAGTGCTCCGCATGCAGGTTTCGGCTTAGGTTTTGAAAGACTGGTACTGTTTGTAACAGGTATGGGAAATATCAGAGACGTGATTCCTTTCCCAAGAACTCCAAAGAGTGCAGAGTTTTAA